CGAGGAAGATGAGCGAAAATTTTTTCTTGGGGTGCCGTAATCAAGGATTGGTGTATAGTATTGACAAGAAGCAAacccttgctctaataccatgataGAGAAGAAAGATGCAATAAATTGAGCTGTTTTTGTATTGAGACACGGAATCATAATAAATAGGTACAATGAAACCCGATCTATGATGAAACAATTCTAGAGAATAAACAACAATAATTCTGTAATATATACAGAATCGATAAAATATTCTGACATTTTGAAGCCATTTGTCAAATAGACGGATCTGGACATTATTCAAACGGAATCACGCATCAATCACTACACGAGATTAATTGAAAGCCTTGCGCCACCTCCCCTCTCAGCCTATTAAACACGCGATTTAATGTTCTTAATCTCAACCAATGGCCAACCATTTTATTAAGTAGGATAACCGGATCATTTATCTTCAAAGTTTAGGGGGAAGTGGCTGGTGTACAACCTAACATGGAAGCCATTCTCGTCATACGCGTTCGAGGGAAGTGAATGCGCCTATAATCCGTAGAGGGCGACGCCAGTACCCCTTTTCTTCCCCCCCAAAAAGTGTAGTGCAGGTAATCTACTTTCTAGGAAATGATGTGAGACTCGCAACTCTTTCCCGTTCCGTCCGCTCAACCATCTTCTCAAAACAGACCGAATGACATCGTTGCGACTAAAATCCAATGGGAGAAACAAACCCATTAATTCAATCAGATAACCTTAATCTGCTCACCGGCCTTCTTGTTGCCTCCTCGTGCCTTCATCGCTTCTAGATTAATGGGGGCTCTCTGTTCATATTGGGCCCCATCCCAATTAAATTAAGAGAATAGGGACCTCCAACTCCCAAGACTTGTTTCCAATGCTTGCTTGAAAGAAATCTCCAAAGTTCTCACGTGGGCAACGGGCCTCCAATCGCCATCCCAACTTGAACCGCTCCAATCGGTTACCCACTCGCCTCCCCCCTCCAAAAAGATACATAACAACAAAAACCAAGGCTCGTCGTTAGCACACCCCATGTCGCCAACTCAAAACACACAGGTCATCGGGAGAAAGTTCTTGGTCAAGCTTTCCAATATGATATTTACGGTTGGAGTTGGTCCATTAGGGTATGGTGTGGGAGAAGTAATCGTGTTGgacctttcttcttcttcttcttctttgcaatTCTTTTATTGAATTCTTACTCCTtgaataatgataataataccTAGGAAAGGAACCGAACATGAGCATAAGCATGTCCACATGTGCAGATGCCTCATAAATTTGGGCAAACAGGTCGACGCAATCTTCCGTTGGTAGTTGAGCAGCATTGATCCTCAAAACTACTCGCCATTAATTCAAACGCTTATCATTTCCAGCTTTCTCCCATTTAATACTCTCTTCCACTACTTTCACAATCCTCACATCCGCATTACGACTTAAAAGAGCGGAAGAGGGGGTCCCCCACCTCTTCAACCAAATACCTAATAACGTGAGCGAGGGGTGTTGCCTTGGGCCTTGGcctccctcctccctccccGTCGTTTTATAAAGTGTTGCTGGCTGCTTCTGCACGAGCACCACGAGCACAAAATaagagtggagagagagagagagagagagagagagagatcatcgTTTTAACATTACCACATACTATACCTCTCCCATCTCCCCAGCCTGAGCTATCATGGAGGGACGTCCTCCTAGTGGCAGTGGGAGGGATGTGGACAGCATTGAGATTCTCGACAACGAGAGGCTCACCGCCGAGATGGCCTTCGACAAGGACTCCTCCTCCGCCGTCATCAAGATCCGACGCCGCTTGCCCGACTTGCTCCAGTCCGTCAAGCTCAAGTACGTCAAGCTGGGCTACGGCTACTCCTGCAACCTCGCCACCGTCctcaagctcctcctcctcctccctctcctcctctccatCCTCATTCATCTCACCGGCCTAGACCACGCCCGCCTCTCCCAGATGTGGAGCAGCCCCGCTGTCGCGCTGGATAGCATCGACGTGTCCGCGGCGAAAGCCGGCTCCGCACTCTTCTTGCTGCTCCTCTTGCTCTACGTGTCCAAGCGGACCAGGCCGGTGTATTTGGTGGACTTCGCTTGTTACCTACCCGACGACGAGCGGAAAATGTCCGTGGAGTCGTTCCTGAAGATGAGCGAGGAGAGCGGGGCGTTTCAGGAGGACACGCTCCAGTTCCAGAGGCGGATCTCGAGCCGGTCCGGCCTAGGGGACGAGACTTACTTCCCTAGAGGGATCACGTCTGCACCCCCGAACCTGTGCATGGAGGAGGCGCGATTGGAGGCGGAGGCCGTCATGTTCGGGGCCGTGGACGCGCTGTTGGAAAAGACGGGGGTGAGGGCGCAGGACGTGGGGATACTGGTGGTGAACTGCAGCTTGTTCAACCCGACGCCGTCGCTATCCGCGATGATCGTGAACCACTACAAGATGAGGACGGACATAAAGAGCTACAACCTCGGGGGAATGGGATGCAGCGCCGGGCTGATATCCATAGACCTGGCCCAGAACCTTCTGAGAGCCAACCCGAACACCTACGCGCTGGTGGTGAGCACCGAGAACATCACCCTCAACTGGTACTTCGGCAACGACAAGTCGATGCTGCTGTGCAACTGCATATTCCGCATGGGCGCCGCCGCCGTGCTCCTCTCCAACAGGGCCCAGGACCGGGGGCGCTCCAAGTACCAGCTGGTGCACACGGTGCGGACCCACCGGGGGGCGGACGACCGGAACTACCGGTGCGTGTACCAGAAGGAGGACGAGCGAGGGACGGTGGGGGTGTCGCTGGCGAAGGAACTGATGGCAGTGGCGGGGGAGGCCCTGAAGATAAACATAACGACGCTGGGGCCGCTGGTGCTGCCGTGGACGGAGCAGTTCAAGTTCTTCGTGACGCTGGTGAAGAGGAAGGCGATGGGGGCCAAGGTGAAGCCCTACATCCCGGACTTCAAGCTGGCGTTCGAGCACTTCTGCATCCACGCGGGGGGGAGGGCGGTGCTGGACGAGATGCAGGAGAACATGCAGCTGAGCGACCGGCACATGGAGCCGTCCCGGATGACGCTCCACCGTTTCGGCAACACGTCGAGCAGCTCCCTCTGGTACGAGCTGGCGTACACGGAGGCCAAGGGTCGGGTCCGGAACGGGGACAGGGTGTGGCAGATCGCGTTCGGGTCGGGTTTCAAGTGCAATAGCGCGGTCTGGAAGGCGTTGAGGGGCATCTCGGCAGGCGACTGCGGACCCAACAACCCCTGGCTCAACTGCATAGATAGGTATCCGGTGCCGGTGGCCACGACGGAAACGACAAAAAGTGTAGCCAAATCCCACACCTCCCCCTCTTGATTCATTAAAGCGACAATACGTTTTGAGGCTGAATTATAGGTGGTGGACCAGGACAcgacctcctctctctctctctctctctctgctctatTATTACCAcaaatgttgttttttttaattcaaaaagaaaaaaagcctGTTGAGTGTTGACTATATAATTCATTGGATAGTGATTTTTACGGGAGAGGCAAATATTGATTTTACTGCGTCAATGTAATGGAAGACGAATACTATACCAATCTACGTACGTGTGTTCCCCCGGATTTGCTGGGATGACTGAGAATGAAAGTCatccaagaaagaagaaaaaaaaaaattgaaaggaaggGTATTTCCGTGGTAATCTCTCTGTTTTGCATGATATTTGGATTTTGCTTAACCATCAGCAAGTCTGAGAAATCTATCATGAGTCATGACTCCATGCCATTTCGAAAGACGCTTGTCCCATGAATCTCTCCGTCTTTCATCGATTTCATCCGTCATCATCCGTGTGGCCAGGCGAAAATCTTGCCTCAGATGAGGGTGGGACTGAGCTAGCCAGCTAGGTGGTGTGAGCAGTTAAAGAAATTTGGATTCGTCTTCACGTGAATATCCGGGCGTAGGGTACACgacagtttctttctttttttatctttttgtggcCTCAACACCTCAATGCTCAAAGCATGTATGACGGGTCAAAGGAACgccataaagaaagaaagaaagaaatatgcaGCAGGTGATGTTAAAATGGCTTCGAGTGTCATGTCATTGGTTAAGCAAGGGGGCTTCGATGGGGGAGGGAACCTACGGCCATCTCTCGGCTACAATAAGGATGAGATGGGAATGGTGGGACGGACAGAGAGggtcatgagagagagagagagagagagagagagaggggctaaAGAGAGATTCGATTTGGGGGGCCCAATTTCTTTCCCGACACCAACCCGCAGCCGCAGCCACAACCACACAACACTTAGGGATTTATATAAATCTCTTGAAAGACGTGGAATTGGAAATGGAATTGGAAATGAAATGTGTGCTGATGGTCCTCCCCACACCAGCTGCTCTTTCTGCCGCTCGTTTGGGAGGCGGCACCACCACGCTAGTCGTCTCAGCCAACCGCAATGATCGGGCCAGTGGCGCTGATGTCCAGGGGATGAGCGGGTCTGCTGTGCTCCAGGCCCTCGAGAAAGCAACCGCCCATAAGAGgagcaacaagaagaagatgaagatgaagatggagaagacgaACCAGTCGAGTGGAGGAGCATCTCCTGCCGATAGACCGGAAGACGTTAGGCCCCTGCGCATCGACTCTGGCTGGGCTGCGCGCTTGGACGAGCTTGAGGAGCGCCTTACCCGCCTCTCTCTCGCCTCCTCTGATTGcacaaacaataaaatagatgCAAAACGCAGTTCGTGACATCCCTCTGTTTTGACAACACGGAAGGAAGCTCCTCCTTCAACTGATTCAGTAGTTTCTGGACTGGAATGAACACCCTTTCGTTTCCATGTAAGAGTAAAAGA
The sequence above is drawn from the Rhodamnia argentea isolate NSW1041297 chromosome 9, ASM2092103v1, whole genome shotgun sequence genome and encodes:
- the LOC115744426 gene encoding 3-ketoacyl-CoA synthase 1; the encoded protein is MEGRPPSGSGRDVDSIEILDNERLTAEMAFDKDSSSAVIKIRRRLPDLLQSVKLKYVKLGYGYSCNLATVLKLLLLLPLLLSILIHLTGLDHARLSQMWSSPAVALDSIDVSAAKAGSALFLLLLLLYVSKRTRPVYLVDFACYLPDDERKMSVESFLKMSEESGAFQEDTLQFQRRISSRSGLGDETYFPRGITSAPPNLCMEEARLEAEAVMFGAVDALLEKTGVRAQDVGILVVNCSLFNPTPSLSAMIVNHYKMRTDIKSYNLGGMGCSAGLISIDLAQNLLRANPNTYALVVSTENITLNWYFGNDKSMLLCNCIFRMGAAAVLLSNRAQDRGRSKYQLVHTVRTHRGADDRNYRCVYQKEDERGTVGVSLAKELMAVAGEALKINITTLGPLVLPWTEQFKFFVTLVKRKAMGAKVKPYIPDFKLAFEHFCIHAGGRAVLDEMQENMQLSDRHMEPSRMTLHRFGNTSSSSLWYELAYTEAKGRVRNGDRVWQIAFGSGFKCNSAVWKALRGISAGDCGPNNPWLNCIDRYPVPVATTETTKSVAKSHTSPS
- the LOC115744405 gene encoding uncharacterized protein LOC115744405 codes for the protein MELEMKCVLMVLPTPAALSAARLGGGTTTLVVSANRNDRASGADVQGMSGSAVLQALEKATAHKRSNKKKMKMKMEKTNQSSGGASPADRPEDVRPLRIDSGWAARLDELEERLTRLSLASSDCTNNKIDAKRSS